The nucleotide sequence GACTTCAACACACCCGACGATTCTCCGTTGCTGAATCCTCTACGGCAGACCTGTCAGCAAGCATTTCGCGAACGCGGATCGGGCTATGCCGCCACCTGGCCGATGCCGTTCCCCGTGCTGACGCTGGATCAGGTCTGGTTCAACAGGCAGGTCGATGTCTCTCGCTGTGACGCTCACTGGTCCGTCTACAGCGATCACCGCCCGCTCGTGAGCAGTGTCTCATTCCTGCGCGAACCTGACGCCCCAGCAACAGCCGAGTAACCGCTCTCATTACGCCGTGAGAGCCCGCCCCACACCCTCACGAGCCGGTACGCCCCGGTATGCCGTTGGTAGACGGATCTCGAAACACCAGATCCATTCCCAAGCCCGTCCATGAGACACAGGATTCAGTCTTTCAAGGATCGAATCTCGATATTTCGGAACTCAACCTTGAGCGGTCCGCCGCTGTGGACCTGCAGCCCGATCACCCCTTTACGGGCGATCTGAGGATCCTTTTCGTGGTAGTCGACTGTGGTAACACCGTTGATCTTGAGGACGATGTGATCCCCCTTGGCACGGATCAGGTACGTATTCCAGTCCCCTTTCTTGAGCGACTTTTCAAATACGGCCGGGGGTTTCACCAGAACCTTGTTCCTGCGGGATTCGTCGTACAGACAGCCCCAGTAGTTTTCGCCAATGTCGGCCTGATATCCAGAAACTTCGGTACTGTTCTCGACTCGCTTCGATCGGAACTGGATGCCGGAATTTCCGACTCCCTCCGTCAACCGAAACTCCACCGTCAGCTCAAAGTCGTCGAATTCATGCTTCGTGACGAGGAACTGATTGTGCCCGATTCCCGGGGAGTCACCGACAATCGCATTGTCGGCAACCTTCCACAGTGTCATATCCCCTTCCCAGCCCGTCAGATCTTTTCCGTTGAAGAGAGGGCAGGATTCCCCCTCTGCCCCCAGCACATAAGGACTGAGTAACAGCGCGCCGAAAAGCAGGGCTACAAAGGAATGGGCAAGCGAACGTGCAAGGAGGAATCGCATAGTAGCGCTACTTTCTGTTCAAGCGACTCGATGTGGGTACAGACCCGGCTTGCCGACGACCGATGATCAATCGTGTGTTCCTCGGCCGGGTTATTCTGGTCGAATCGCCCTGCAAATGGCAGTCTGATTCCCGGTCGGCGTCATCAACCCCTCTGTACTCGCCGTCCGTTCAGAGGACGCTCCGTACGTTCAGAAATCTCCCAGAGCATCATTGCCGCTGATCGTCGTCATCGCTTTCAGCGTTTGAGGGTCAATCTTTTCCGAGACGAACCGCACCGACCCATCAGCCAGAAGAACTTGCACCCCACCTCGATGATGCGACGAAGCCCAGCCAGGGGACAGCCCCGGCGTAGGACTCGGTAAATTGATCCCTTCCGGCTGAGTGTCGACATTCACATCCCGCGGTTCGGTCCAGACGATGTTCAGCCCGCAGGCTTCGACGACCAGCATTGTGGAGCTGGTTCCATCAGCGATCTCCCCGCTACGAACTCCCGGACCAACCGTCCCCGGCCCGTCAATCATTGCGTAATGACTGTAGTAGCGTCCCTGCTCGTCCCGGGTCAGCTTGTCGACATGCAAATGCTCTCGCGCGGGACATTGATAGAAGCGAACGGGAGTTCGGGCAACCGGCTCGTTTGCGGTCGAATCCCAATCAGTCGTGAAATCGTACTTTTCGTAGAGTTCCGATTGGTCCAGGTAGGGAAGAATGGCCGTTCGCCAACT is from Schlesneria sp. DSM 10557 and encodes:
- a CDS encoding DUF1080 domain-containing protein gives rise to the protein MRFLLARSLAHSFVALLFGALLLSPYVLGAEGESCPLFNGKDLTGWEGDMTLWKVADNAIVGDSPGIGHNQFLVTKHEFDDFELTVEFRLTEGVGNSGIQFRSKRVENSTEVSGYQADIGENYWGCLYDESRRNKVLVKPPAVFEKSLKKGDWNTYLIRAKGDHIVLKINGVTTVDYHEKDPQIARKGVIGLQVHSGGPLKVEFRNIEIRSLKD
- a CDS encoding DUF1559 domain-containing protein; translated protein: MYYLHEYSSVPRAWVIGVHLVLLTLAVGAMVTAYRQSHRPARPLALAIWFLGTGVLTLFAVMKGEQFPATARPFIYGYIAFIWSVLAFGVCLTFMRGRIPSDQLESRGTGRQVFAALGMVLSLGLVIALLLPAVPHAGEAARRTECRNRLKKIGLAFRDFEEAKSTFPGSRNGDPPHSWRTAILPYLDQSELYEKYDFTTDWDSTANEPVARTPVRFYQCPAREHLHVDKLTRDEQGRYYSHYAMIDGPGTVGPGVRSGEIADGTSSTMLVVEACGLNIVWTEPRDVNVDTQPEGINLPSPTPGLSPGWASSHHRGGVQVLLADGSVRFVSEKIDPQTLKAMTTISGNDALGDF